In the Natrinema sp. CBA1119 genome, GTTTACAGCCCCTCGAGCGACCGAAGCTTCTGTTCGATGTCCGGCGGGGCGGCGCTGGGGCCGTCGCGCACGCGATGATCCGGAATGAGAAGCGGGGCGGGGTTCTCGTCGAGGGCAGTTCGGACGAGGATGATGTCGTCGTCGTTCTCGTGATCGAGGCCCGACGTCATCCGCGCAAGCGTCTCGACGGTGACCTGATCGCCGTAGGGAATCTCCTGAACCCCCTCGAGGACCGCTCGCTGGTCGGTCGGCATGGTCATTGCGACCTGCACGTCGTCGAAGGTGATCGGCTCGAGGCCGTCGAGGTACTCGAAGATCCGATCGAGAACGGCGTGGTCGTCCTCGGCACCGTCGTCGGGAATCTCCGGGAACGAGACGCTCAGGACTCGTCCGCTGGCGGCACCAATCTGGACGTACCGATCGAGGTACGGCGATTCCCGCGCGTAGATTCCAGCGTCCGTAACGTCCTCCATACCCGCCGGTAAGCGATCCGGACATGAATAGCCGCCGGTCCTCGCGTTTCGGCCGCGGCCGGTATCGGAACCGTCTCGACCAGCGGCCGACGGGGTCGCTCACGCAAGGCTCACTCGACGGCCCGTCTCGGCGGACTCGTAGGCGGCCTCGATGGCGCGAAGATCGGCAAGTCCGTCTTCGCCGTCGGGTTCGGGATCAGTGCCGGTCAGCACGCAGTAGCCGAAGTAGTCGAACTCCTCGCGGACCTCGTCGACCGATGGGCCGGTGTACTCCATGCGAATGTCGCCGCTCTCGATGACCATCTCCTGGAGGACGCGGCCGCCGAACGGCGACTCGATGTCGATCATCCCCCCGGTGCCGACCAGTTCGAGGGCGCTCCGGGCGTGAGCATCGAAACTCGCCGTACACGAGGCCGTCGCACCGGATTCGTACTCGAGCTGGAACGCGACGTGTTCGTCGACGTCGGCGAACGGGCCGCCCTCCGAGCGGGTCGTTGCGTAGACGCTGGTGAGTTCGGATTCGAGGATGAATCGGATCGTATTGAGCGAGTAGATCCCGAGGTCGACCAGCGCGCCGCCGCCGGCGACCTCGGGATCGAGCCGCCACGTATCGGGGTCCACGGTGGCCAACAGCGGATGCGAGAAGCCGCCGTGAACCTGCACGACGTCGCCGATGATGCCTTCGCGGACGAGTTCCCGGGTGCGACGAACGGTCGGCTCGGTCTGGAGTCGGTAGGCCGTCATCAGCGTGACGCCGGCGTCGTTGCAGGCGTCGACGACCGCTTGGGCGCGGTCGACGGTGATCTCGAGGGGTTTCTCACAGAGGACGTGTTTTCCGAACTCAGCGGCTGTAGTTGCATACTCTCCGTGGACGTTGTTCGGTGCTGCGACGTAGATCGCGTCGTAGGCGTCGACGCACTCGCCCGCGAGAAAGTCATCGTAGTCGACGAGGTGGTCGACGCCGTACGTCTCGGCGATGTCGGTCACGCGTTCGGGCGGCTTCGCGACCAGCACCGTCGTTTCGCAGCGATTGCTGTCGGCGATCCCCGGAAGCGCCCGCTGTCGTGCGAAGCCGCCGATCCCGATGACGGCGAGGCGAACCGTTCCCGCCGTTGATTCGCATTCCCAGTCCCGTTGCGTGAAGTTCGCGAACGCGTCCTCGAGTGCCATACATGACGTACGCGCGCCGCCGAAAAGGACCTCAGTGACCGAACTGCCGACAGTCACCGCTCCCGATCGGTCAATGGCGACGAACAACCGACTAGTGGATTTCTATCGTCGTACCCATCGGTGGTATTCCGTCAGTAGGTTGTATCGAAGGAAAAAGTTATTCAATAGCACCCACTGAGTTGTAATCACTCACAGGTGACGGAAGATGACTAAAATGGAAACGGCGGAGCTGGAGACCGACCTGAGTCTGTTCAAATACGACAACCTCGAGCAGTTGCCATCCCAGTACCGGGATCTCGAGGAGTCGGAACGAACGGACCGCATCGAGGCGGCGCTCGAAGAACTCGGCGACGACGTGGTGATCCTGGGGCACAACTACCAGCGACGCGAGATCGTCGAGCACGCGGACTTCATCGGGGACTCCTACCAGCTCTCGAAGGAGGCGGCGAACGCTGACGCCGAGTACGTGATCTTCGGCGGCGTGACGTTCATGGCCGAGAGTGCGGACATCATCACGGACGACGACCAGTCGGTGATCCTTCCGAGCATGGAGGCGTCGTGTCCGATGGCGGGGATGGCCGAGGCCCTGCAGGTCGACAGCGCGTGGGCCGAGATCACGGCCGCCGCGCCCGACGCGAACATCATCCCGATCACCTACATGAACTCCTACGCGGATCTGAAGGCGTTCTGTGCGAGTCAGGGCGGACTCGTCTGTACCTCCTCGAACGCGCACGAGGCGTTCGAGTACGCCTTCGAGCGGGGAGACAAGGTCCTCTTCCTGCCCGACAAGCACCTCGGGGAGAAC is a window encoding:
- a CDS encoding MGMT family protein, whose amino-acid sequence is MEDVTDAGIYARESPYLDRYVQIGAASGRVLSVSFPEIPDDGAEDDHAVLDRIFEYLDGLEPITFDDVQVAMTMPTDQRAVLEGVQEIPYGDQVTVETLARMTSGLDHENDDDIILVRTALDENPAPLLIPDHRVRDGPSAAPPDIEQKLRSLEGL
- the gfo6 gene encoding D-xylose 1-dehydrogenase Gfo6; translation: MALEDAFANFTQRDWECESTAGTVRLAVIGIGGFARQRALPGIADSNRCETTVLVAKPPERVTDIAETYGVDHLVDYDDFLAGECVDAYDAIYVAAPNNVHGEYATTAAEFGKHVLCEKPLEITVDRAQAVVDACNDAGVTLMTAYRLQTEPTVRRTRELVREGIIGDVVQVHGGFSHPLLATVDPDTWRLDPEVAGGGALVDLGIYSLNTIRFILESELTSVYATTRSEGGPFADVDEHVAFQLEYESGATASCTASFDAHARSALELVGTGGMIDIESPFGGRVLQEMVIESGDIRMEYTGPSVDEVREEFDYFGYCVLTGTDPEPDGEDGLADLRAIEAAYESAETGRRVSLA
- the nadA gene encoding quinolinate synthase NadA is translated as MTKMETAELETDLSLFKYDNLEQLPSQYRDLEESERTDRIEAALEELGDDVVILGHNYQRREIVEHADFIGDSYQLSKEAANADAEYVIFGGVTFMAESADIITDDDQSVILPSMEASCPMAGMAEALQVDSAWAEITAAAPDANIIPITYMNSYADLKAFCASQGGLVCTSSNAHEAFEYAFERGDKVLFLPDKHLGENTAHRLGMEDEIAEWDPWDPEGKDAEEVAESDIVLWDGYCQVHERFREDHIEQVREENPGAKVIVHPECRREVVEAADVAGSTATICETVANADPGDTWAIGTEIHLTNHLQRWHPEVNVLPLCGDACMDCNAMRQIDPNYLAWVLEELVEGREHNVIEVAPEEKELAGVALDRMLEI